ACATCTGTTGTTCCAATCAGAGACAATAATTTTACTTGCGTTTTGGCCTTTACCTTCCAACACCAGGATGGACTTCACAAGAGGTGATTCTAAGTCTGATGTAAGGTTTGTGATCAGTGTCCGTGCGTGTATCAGTGTATCCGTCATCCTGTtcgcctgtctgtctctctgcagAAGAGTTCGGACGAGGTGTTCTGCGTCAGTTATTTCACCAATGTCGACAGACAACTTGTCGCTTGTCTCAACTTCAGTGAAGACAATTTGTAGGTCAGGGATCTTAGATTTGGATCGAACGGCATTGACGAAATCAGAGATTTCCTGCTGCATCTGTGCAAATTTCGGAATGTTATACTGGATATCCGATTCTTTCCCAGACGTAAGAAGGTGTTCACCCATATCTATCATTCTTTTAGCATCGTCGATTATCTCTCTGTGTTGGCTGAATAAGTTAAAGATTTCCCTGTCAAGAGAAAGGCGAGATGTTTCCAGTCTTTTCTTCATCTTGGCCTGTTCCTTGTGTATAGCTGCTGTGTACATCTCTATTAATTCGTCCACTTTTCTGTCAATCCCGTCGACAGCCACCGCGGCGCTGACGTCCACACAGCGTTCAAGTCGTTCAATGTCAGACTTCATCCGGCCCTGGAGAAACTTCACGTACAGCTTGAGTGTGTCACACACAAGTCGCATCGTGTGCTTGTCGGGGTCCGTTACTTTTTGGGTGGCGGGGACTTCAcctatgtaataataataattattattattattagcaagatATCTACACATCTACCTACCTCCctacctccctctctctcccccccccccccctctctctctctcttccttcaAACCTACCCACtttattgtctgtctgtctatctacctatcttatcttatcttatcttatctatctatctatctatctatctatctatctatctatctgtctgtctgtctgtttatctgtgtgtgtgtgtgtgtgtgcgtgcgtgcgagcgtgtgtgtgtatattctgTTTTATTCTATAGTCTACTATATTCTGTTTTGTTATGTTCTATTCGATTCTATAaatattctattctgttctgttctactCAAGTCTGCTCTGTtatgttatgttctgttctgttctataaatattatgttctaGTCTGGTCTGGTCTGGTCTGGTTTGGTATGCTCTTCTCTACTCTTCTCCTGTTCTGttctataaatattatgttctaTTCAAttctataaatattatattctgttctgttctgttctgttctgttctgctctGCTATGCACTgctctattatattatattctactCTATTCATTCTAGGTAGGTAGGAGGTAGGTAGGAAGGTAGGAAGCCATGCATAAAAATGATTGtagacaaaatcaaaattaccatactacaaaacattacgatGTCCAGAAATTCATTGGTGATAGAAATAgtcatattctaaacaagaatatgtaaataaattgtaattttactaatgtaaaatgttttattcgtcaattttttttaatggctacaaactcaaaATTGTTCGTTTAAAGAACCAACATTCAAAAAGTCTATGAACCTGAGTTTTGCGCTACTGTTGGCAGtgcttaaaaacattttaatagattGTTTCAGCTTTTTTTCTCCTCAAATTAATCAAATGACCGCTTACGTTACTTGTCAATGCTGATTTAGTATTAATtgtcgtgtgtgtatgtgtgtgtgtgtgtgtgtgtgtgtgtggatcaGGGGACATTTAGCTGGGCCTTcacagtgtatttgaaagtgtgtgtgtgtgtgtgtgtgtgtgtgtgtgtgtgtgtgtgtgtcactgtgtgtgtgaaTTTATCGACGTATAAcggtcacaaattgtataaaatatctGGTGCACACTGACTTTAAACTTCATACCGGACTCGGTAGTGTCGTAGTTAGACCATTGGatattaaggctggtaggtactgggttcgcatcctggtaccggctcctacccacaGAGCGAggttaacgactcagtgggtgggtatgaggccactacaccgatttctctttcactaaccactagcgcactgtcctagacagacagtccagataactgaggtgtttgtccaagacagcgtgcttaaaccttaattggatattagcacggaaataaattgaaatgaatgtcATAGGTAGGTGGTGTAAGACCGCTATACCGACTTCTCCCTAACTAACAACCAACCCTCCATCCTGGACAGATAgatcagatagctgaggtgtgtgcccaggacagcctgcttgaaccttaatcacaaaaataataatagatgaaaaaattactttaatttcacAGTGAGGCTGGAAACTTACGTGGTTCTAACTGCCTGATAGCGCTTATGGCACTTTGTAGAGCAACATTAACGGGAAATTGTTTGGCCCAGTCTTTTTCTGGTTCGGTTGGGTCTGGGATGCAGATTTCGTGTCTGCAGAGCGGACAGCCAAACGTGTCGTCGTCAGTGACGTTGGCGTCTATGTGACGTTGTAAACATTTCCGACAAAACGTGTGACCGCACGGAAGAGAGCGCGGGCGTTTGAAAACGGTCAAACAGATGCTGCAGGAAATGTCGTCATCGAGAGAATGTGCGGCGGCCATTCCTGATAaaagaattaataataataataataataataataataaataaataaataataatagtaataggcctaataatgataataataataataataacaacaacacaacaatataataataataaataataatattattaattaacaataataataataaataataaatagtaataataataataataataatgataacgataataatgataacgataaaaaaaataataataataataataacgacaatataataataataaataataataataatattaatattaatttaataataataataataataatttaataataataataataatataacaataatatgataaataataataattttataataataataataataataataataataataatttt
Above is a genomic segment from Gigantopelta aegis isolate Gae_Host chromosome 7, Gae_host_genome, whole genome shotgun sequence containing:
- the LOC121378082 gene encoding uncharacterized protein LOC121378082 gives rise to the protein MAAAHSLDDDISCSICLTVFKRPRSLPCGHTFCRKCLQRHIDANVTDDDTFGCPLCRHEICIPDPTEPEKDWAKQFPVNVALQSAISAIRQLEPREVPATQKVTDPDKHTMRLVCDTLKLYVKFLQGRMKSDIERLERCVDVSAAVAVDGIDRKVDELIEMYTAAIHKEQAKMKKRLETSRLSLDREIFNLFSQHREIIDDAKRMIDMGEHLLTSGKESDIQYNIPKFAQMQQEISDFVNAVRSKSKIPDLQIVFTEVETSDKLSVDIGEITDAEHLVRTLLQRDRQANRMTDTLIHARTLITNLTSDLESPLVKSILVLEGKGQNASKIIVSDWNNRCVKWFNSKTSALRYTFRLPGPPRGLAKSCDEQVVVVLPRQKQIVYLNVQDDVTLTKTLTTEKEYIYVTMLPGNRLAVSGWDSMFGDGSIDLLDDGGRVIRSLRRDLIPCPRYLVAKGLSLVVVSRKLQSLVCVTPSGVILWTSRDSAWLRSPIGVACDVEEFVYVCDDKRNCVVQLSRDGKFVRDIITHQGELSKPQFVCCDRDNLYVVQSNGKVKIFTWSKCEE